From Halobacillus sp. Marseille-Q1614, the proteins below share one genomic window:
- a CDS encoding amidase domain-containing protein encodes MDIIKSYWNEILNNLPEQQEEQWLARKIEGMRERGSRVSQATFHIIPYHRVTYEAVDERSYLLAIRLYVKDGARSYVEEGIYSCRGRIEHNQLIENMTITEKNISDRSIEALPFFEEAGNEVSRFNYDRREAVRYAEQWWDSYNPAYMNFENNCTNYISQCLRAGGAPVWGHPHRGKGWWYGGKTWSYSWTVANAMRWYLSGARKGLVAIEVQSADELSPGDVICYDFEGDGRYDHTTIVVSKDSEGEPLVNAHTTNSRQRYWKYEDSTAYTPNIKYKFFKIGG; translated from the coding sequence ATGGATATAATTAAATCGTACTGGAATGAAATCCTAAATAACTTACCTGAGCAGCAGGAAGAACAGTGGCTTGCCCGAAAGATAGAAGGAATGAGAGAGAGGGGAAGCCGCGTGAGTCAGGCTACCTTTCATATCATCCCTTATCATAGAGTTACATATGAAGCGGTAGATGAAAGGAGCTACTTATTAGCCATTCGTCTTTACGTGAAAGACGGCGCACGTTCTTATGTAGAAGAAGGCATTTACTCCTGCCGCGGCCGAATTGAACATAATCAGCTGATTGAAAATATGACCATTACCGAAAAAAATATTAGTGATAGAAGTATAGAGGCCCTGCCTTTTTTTGAAGAAGCAGGGAATGAAGTTTCTCGTTTTAATTATGACCGCAGAGAGGCTGTCCGGTATGCGGAGCAGTGGTGGGACAGCTATAATCCGGCTTACATGAATTTTGAAAATAACTGTACGAACTACATTTCCCAATGCTTACGAGCCGGCGGGGCACCTGTGTGGGGGCATCCGCACCGAGGCAAAGGCTGGTGGTATGGAGGCAAGACATGGAGTTACAGCTGGACAGTGGCCAATGCGATGCGCTGGTATTTAAGCGGTGCAAGAAAAGGATTAGTGGCAATTGAAGTGCAGTCAGCCGATGAGCTGTCGCCTGGAGATGTCATCTGCTATGATTTTGAAGGGGATGGGCGCTATGACCATACCACTATTGTCGTAAGTAAAGACAGCGAAGGGGAACCCCTGGTGAACGCTCATACTACAAACAGCCGGCAGCGTTACTGGAAGTATGAAGATTCAACGGCCTACACACCGAATATCAAGTATAAATTTTTTAAAATTGGCGGTTGA
- a CDS encoding methylated-DNA--[protein]-cysteine S-methyltransferase: MSYQTTLYYDVVDTPVGQLTILANDEGVLRVDYGSIEEHLAFYQNWTKKHLMKSSFKHQADHCIIQQTTRELREYFKQERDSFSVPLICYGTPFQKRVWRALLQLIPIGETRSYKDIAIALQAEKSVRAVGGAVNSNPFMILVPCHRVIGSNGKLVGYAGGLERKQKLLQHESKHELIKANM; this comes from the coding sequence ATGAGCTACCAAACAACGCTCTACTACGATGTTGTGGATACTCCTGTCGGCCAGCTTACGATTTTGGCCAATGATGAAGGGGTTCTGCGAGTAGATTACGGATCCATTGAAGAACATCTTGCTTTTTACCAAAACTGGACAAAAAAGCACTTGATGAAAAGCTCATTTAAACACCAGGCCGATCACTGTATCATTCAGCAGACGACAAGAGAGCTTCGCGAATACTTTAAACAAGAGCGTGACTCCTTTTCAGTCCCGCTTATTTGTTATGGGACTCCTTTTCAGAAAAGGGTGTGGCGGGCATTGTTACAGCTCATCCCGATTGGGGAAACGAGGTCGTATAAAGATATTGCGATAGCCCTCCAGGCTGAGAAGTCCGTCCGGGCTGTTGGCGGGGCCGTCAACAGCAATCCCTTTATGATTCTTGTTCCTTGTCACCGGGTGATTGGAAGTAATGGCAAGCTGGTCGGTTATGCGGGCGGCTTGGAAAGAAAGCAGAAACTTTTACAGCACGAATCAAAACATGAGTTAATCAAAGCCAATATGTAA
- a CDS encoding biotin/lipoate A/B protein ligase family protein, whose amino-acid sequence MERWYFVDSGHLTPALNMALDEALMNWHSEGKIPPVLRFYGWKPAGLSVGYFQKVKGKIDLEAVNRNGYQLVRRQTGGRAVLHDDELTYSVIVSESHPDMPASVKEAYLVISQGLLEGFKELNIPADFAIPEEKLGTTGSAVCFEEPSWYELIVDEKKAAGSAQTRKKGVILQHGSIPINVDESKLFDMFIYKNERIKQRAREAFGDKAVSINHILETPVSFEDTKAAFKNGFEKGLNIELKPFQLTDEQWAEVEGLAQNKYATDEWNFSR is encoded by the coding sequence ATGGAAAGATGGTACTTTGTCGATTCAGGGCATCTGACACCTGCTTTGAACATGGCTTTAGATGAAGCTCTTATGAATTGGCACAGTGAAGGAAAGATCCCCCCTGTCCTGCGTTTCTATGGATGGAAACCCGCTGGACTTTCCGTCGGCTATTTTCAAAAAGTGAAGGGAAAAATTGACCTTGAAGCAGTAAATCGAAATGGATATCAGCTCGTAAGAAGGCAGACAGGAGGAAGAGCTGTACTGCATGACGATGAATTAACCTACAGCGTCATCGTTTCCGAATCCCACCCTGATATGCCTGCCTCCGTTAAAGAAGCATACCTCGTCATCTCCCAGGGCTTGCTAGAAGGCTTTAAAGAATTGAATATCCCTGCAGACTTTGCGATCCCTGAAGAAAAGTTAGGGACAACCGGTTCAGCCGTCTGTTTTGAGGAACCTTCCTGGTATGAATTAATTGTCGATGAAAAAAAAGCGGCTGGAAGCGCACAGACAAGGAAAAAAGGGGTTATCCTCCAGCACGGTTCGATCCCGATCAATGTTGACGAATCGAAGCTTTTTGATATGTTTATATATAAGAATGAACGTATTAAGCAGCGGGCCCGTGAAGCTTTTGGCGACAAGGCCGTTTCCATTAACCATATTTTAGAGACTCCTGTCAGTTTTGAAGATACAAAAGCCGCGTTTAAAAACGGATTTGAAAAAGGCCTCAATATTGAACTTAAACCTTTTCAATTAACAGACGAGCAGTGGGCTGAAGTAGAAGGTTTGGCACAGAATAAATATGCGACTGATGAGTGGAACTTTTCCAGATAA
- a CDS encoding PrkA family serine protein kinase produces MDIIRRIQDYRVQEEELKWEGTFRDYLDLLKEKPYLAQSAHSRVYNMITEAGVKEGSHHKKYSFFDEDIYGLDEAMERLVEEYFHPAARRLDVRKRILLLMGPVSGGKSTLVNLLKRGLEKYSLTDKGAVFAIKGCPMHEDPLHMIPHHLRDEFQEEYGIRIEGSLSPLNTMRLEQDYGGRIEDVLVERVFFSEDKRTGIGTFSPSDPKSQDIADLTGSIDFSTIAQFGSESDPRAYRFDGELNKANRGIMEFQEILKCDEKFLWHLLSLTQEGNFKAGRFALISADELIIAHTNEAEYRSFIANKKNEALHSRMIVMPIPYNLKVTEEEKIYEKMIRESDIRDVHIAPHTLRVAAMFTILTRLKESKKASIDILKKMYLYDGQEVEGFSDVDVEELRKEFSDEGMSGIDPRYVINRISSTIIKKEMSSINALDVLRSLKDGLDSHASISKEDKERYLEFISVARKQYDDLAKKEVQKAFVYSYEESARTLMDNYLDNVEAYCNKTKLRDPLTGEEMNPDERLMRSIEEQIGVSENAKKAFREEILIRISAYARKGKKFDYQSHERLREAIQKKLFADLKDIVKITTSTKTPDEQQLKKINEVVATLVDEHGYNSTSANELLKYVGSLLNR; encoded by the coding sequence GTGGATATTATTAGAAGAATTCAAGACTACCGAGTACAAGAAGAGGAACTGAAGTGGGAAGGAACATTTAGGGATTATTTAGATTTGTTGAAAGAGAAACCGTACTTGGCCCAGTCTGCTCACTCTCGTGTTTATAATATGATCACGGAAGCTGGAGTAAAAGAGGGCTCTCATCATAAGAAGTATTCATTTTTTGATGAGGATATTTATGGATTAGATGAGGCGATGGAGCGCTTAGTGGAAGAGTATTTTCATCCGGCTGCCCGCCGATTAGATGTAAGAAAAAGAATCTTGCTCCTGATGGGTCCTGTCAGCGGCGGTAAATCAACACTCGTAAATCTGCTTAAACGTGGACTTGAGAAATATTCGCTGACGGATAAGGGTGCCGTTTTTGCGATCAAAGGTTGTCCGATGCATGAGGATCCGCTTCACATGATTCCACATCACCTGCGCGATGAGTTTCAGGAAGAGTATGGCATCCGTATAGAAGGAAGTCTATCACCTCTGAACACAATGAGGCTGGAACAGGATTATGGCGGGCGAATTGAAGATGTTCTTGTAGAACGAGTATTTTTCTCAGAAGATAAGCGGACAGGTATTGGAACATTTAGTCCTTCGGATCCTAAGTCTCAAGATATTGCTGATTTAACTGGTTCTATCGACTTCTCGACTATTGCTCAGTTCGGTTCAGAGTCTGACCCAAGAGCATATCGTTTTGATGGGGAACTGAATAAAGCTAACCGAGGGATAATGGAGTTTCAGGAGATTTTAAAATGTGATGAGAAGTTCCTCTGGCATTTATTGAGTTTAACGCAGGAAGGTAACTTTAAAGCTGGACGATTTGCTTTGATTTCAGCCGATGAATTGATTATTGCCCATACAAACGAAGCGGAGTACCGCTCCTTTATTGCTAATAAAAAGAATGAAGCCCTGCACTCCCGGATGATTGTCATGCCAATTCCATACAACTTAAAAGTAACAGAAGAAGAGAAAATCTATGAAAAAATGATTCGTGAGAGTGATATCCGTGATGTGCACATCGCACCTCATACCTTGAGAGTCGCTGCTATGTTTACGATTTTAACCCGTTTAAAAGAGTCGAAGAAAGCTTCTATTGATATTTTGAAGAAGATGTATTTATATGATGGGCAGGAGGTTGAAGGTTTTAGTGATGTGGATGTAGAGGAACTTCGCAAAGAGTTCTCGGATGAGGGAATGAGCGGCATTGACCCTCGTTATGTGATTAACCGAATTTCTTCTACAATAATTAAAAAAGAAATGAGTTCGATTAACGCTTTAGATGTTCTACGTTCATTAAAAGATGGGCTGGATAGTCACGCTTCAATTTCAAAAGAAGATAAGGAGCGATACTTGGAGTTTATTTCAGTAGCACGGAAACAATATGATGATTTAGCGAAGAAGGAAGTTCAGAAAGCATTTGTTTATTCCTATGAAGAGTCTGCACGCACGCTTATGGATAATTATCTTGATAACGTTGAGGCATATTGCAATAAGACGAAGCTTCGCGATCCATTAACGGGAGAGGAAATGAATCCAGATGAGCGCCTCATGCGTTCGATTGAAGAGCAGATCGGCGTTTCTGAAAATGCGAAGAAGGCGTTCCGCGAGGAGATTCTCATCAGGATTTCAGCGTATGCACGCAAAGGCAAGAAGTTCGACTATCAATCCCATGAGCGCTTAAGAGAAGCTATCCAGAAGAAACTGTTTGCTGATCTTAAGGATATCGTGAAAATTACCACTTCCACGAAGACGCCGGATGAACAGCAGCTTAAGAAGATTAATGAAGTCGTCGCTACATTAGTTGATGAGCATGGATACAATTCTACTTCCGCGAATGAGCTTTTGAAATATGTAGGAAGCCTTTTAAATCGATAA
- the queG gene encoding tRNA epoxyqueuosine(34) reductase QueG: MDYHQLKEEVITYSKEIGIDKIGFASADVFGELKARLQQQQDLGYQSGFEKGSVEERTEPSRLLPEAQSIISIALAYPSKLKDAPKNKRGDRRGVFARASWGQDYHDVLREKLHLLGAFLKEKMPEVELKSMVDTGELSDRAVAERAGIGFSGKNSAIITPEFGSYVYLGELVTNIPFAPDEPVDDSCGDCNLCVDTCPTDALVQGGQLNAQRCIAFLTQTKDFLPEEFRTKIGNRLYGCDTCQTVCPKNKGMDFHNHEAFEPDPEIVKPRLIPLLSLSNREFKETFGPMSGSWRGKKPIQRNAILALGHYKEIAAVDELIRLMKHDPRPVIRGTAAYSLGKIGTDECYDAIRKAYEKEEDKEVLAEMDKGLNFQEA; this comes from the coding sequence GTGGATTACCATCAACTTAAAGAAGAAGTCATCACCTATAGTAAAGAAATCGGCATCGATAAGATCGGCTTTGCTTCAGCTGATGTATTTGGCGAATTAAAGGCGAGGCTTCAGCAGCAGCAGGACCTTGGCTATCAATCTGGTTTTGAAAAAGGAAGTGTGGAAGAGCGGACCGAGCCTTCACGCTTATTGCCGGAAGCTCAATCGATTATTTCGATTGCTCTTGCGTATCCCTCTAAGTTGAAGGACGCTCCCAAAAATAAAAGAGGGGACCGCCGCGGAGTTTTTGCGCGGGCTTCCTGGGGACAGGATTATCACGACGTCCTTAGAGAAAAGCTGCATTTGCTCGGAGCTTTTCTAAAGGAAAAAATGCCTGAAGTTGAACTTAAGTCAATGGTGGATACAGGGGAGCTTTCGGATCGGGCAGTTGCTGAGAGGGCAGGTATTGGATTTAGTGGCAAAAATAGTGCCATTATTACCCCTGAATTTGGCTCCTACGTGTATTTAGGGGAACTGGTGACGAACATTCCATTTGCACCTGATGAGCCGGTAGACGACAGCTGCGGAGATTGTAACCTCTGTGTCGATACGTGCCCTACAGATGCCCTTGTACAGGGCGGGCAGCTTAACGCCCAGCGCTGTATTGCTTTTTTAACTCAAACGAAGGATTTCCTGCCTGAAGAGTTCCGAACGAAAATTGGAAACCGGTTATATGGATGTGATACGTGCCAGACCGTCTGCCCGAAAAATAAAGGCATGGATTTTCATAACCACGAAGCATTTGAGCCGGATCCGGAAATTGTTAAGCCGCGATTAATCCCATTGCTGTCACTCTCTAACCGGGAGTTCAAAGAAACGTTTGGACCGATGTCTGGTTCCTGGCGGGGGAAAAAGCCGATTCAGCGTAACGCGATCCTGGCACTTGGTCACTATAAAGAAATAGCGGCAGTAGACGAATTGATCCGGCTGATGAAGCACGACCCTCGTCCTGTGATCAGGGGAACAGCGGCTTATTCATTAGGAAAAATCGGCACGGATGAATGTTATGATGCGATCCGAAAAGCTTATGAGAAGGAAGAAGATAAAGAGGTGCTTGCTGAGATGGACAAAGGATTGAATTTTCAGGAAGCATAA
- the ppx gene encoding exopolyphosphatase — protein MSKRYYAIIDIGSNTMRLVIYLRDKGGRLREVENVKAVARLSTYLQEDRTLSEQGVAKMLTILTSFQHVLDTYQLEETICVATAAIRQAENQEEIIKEVFVQTDFDMRILSEEEEAYYGYLAVVNSTSLEEGVTVDIGGGSTEVTYFKDRRLIHSHSFPFGAITLKQRFFTDELPTEKEYEELRQYLKEAFMSLEWLNKKKVPLIGIGGGARNVAQIDQNMKEYPLAGLHQYKMTDSDLAFIKNYLFTLPIDKLQKVEGLSKDRSDIILPAIEVFHSLYETVHADGFILSRKGLRDGVFYEQLTRGMGTHLFPNVLEESVQELVKDYDLNTKQISHVHHLAYKLFNQLYDKGIGDFSKSDWKDIKRASYVYNLGQYIDDESSAQHTFYLLANRTIDGLMHIDRLKLALMASFKNKTIFKQFLRPYKDWWVKSEQKKIRLFGAFIKFCYSLDSTRRSAVKDIRIETDDDTLYMELICSKDYLPEEYQSEKQKKHLEKTLKKRIELSFSNVEN, from the coding sequence ATGAGTAAACGTTATTATGCGATTATCGATATAGGTTCAAATACGATGCGGCTTGTGATCTATTTAAGAGATAAGGGAGGCCGTTTGCGTGAAGTTGAAAATGTAAAAGCTGTGGCCCGGTTGAGTACATACTTACAAGAGGACCGAACGCTCTCTGAGCAGGGTGTGGCAAAAATGCTTACTATTTTAACGAGCTTTCAGCATGTTCTGGATACATATCAATTGGAAGAGACCATCTGTGTAGCTACCGCAGCTATCAGACAGGCTGAAAATCAAGAAGAAATTATAAAAGAAGTGTTCGTACAGACTGATTTTGATATGAGAATTCTATCGGAAGAGGAGGAAGCGTATTATGGCTATTTAGCTGTTGTAAATTCTACGTCCCTCGAAGAAGGAGTAACTGTTGATATTGGCGGTGGAAGTACAGAAGTTACCTATTTTAAAGACCGCCGTCTCATTCATTCTCATAGCTTTCCTTTCGGTGCAATTACGCTTAAACAGCGTTTCTTTACAGATGAACTGCCTACGGAAAAAGAGTATGAAGAGCTGCGTCAGTATTTAAAAGAGGCGTTTATGTCGCTTGAGTGGCTAAACAAGAAAAAAGTCCCTCTAATTGGGATTGGAGGCGGCGCGAGAAATGTCGCACAGATTGATCAGAATATGAAAGAGTATCCATTAGCTGGTCTTCATCAGTATAAAATGACAGATAGTGACTTAGCATTTATTAAAAATTATTTGTTCACTCTTCCGATCGATAAGCTGCAAAAGGTCGAAGGGTTATCGAAAGACCGCTCTGATATTATATTGCCGGCGATTGAGGTGTTCCATTCCCTGTATGAAACTGTTCATGCTGACGGGTTTATCCTTAGCCGTAAAGGCTTACGAGACGGCGTCTTTTATGAGCAATTGACACGTGGGATGGGAACACACTTATTTCCTAATGTTTTAGAAGAAAGTGTGCAGGAACTTGTCAAAGATTATGACCTCAACACAAAACAGATTTCTCATGTCCACCATTTAGCCTACAAGTTATTTAATCAGCTTTATGATAAAGGAATCGGTGATTTTTCAAAATCTGATTGGAAAGATATTAAAAGAGCCAGCTATGTCTACAACTTAGGCCAATATATCGATGATGAATCGAGTGCTCAGCATACCTTTTATTTATTAGCCAATCGAACGATTGACGGTCTTATGCATATTGACCGTTTGAAGCTGGCATTAATGGCTTCGTTTAAAAATAAAACAATTTTCAAGCAGTTCCTCCGCCCTTATAAAGACTGGTGGGTAAAAAGCGAACAGAAAAAAATCCGGTTGTTTGGCGCCTTTATTAAATTTTGCTATAGCCTTGACAGTACGAGGAGAAGTGCTGTTAAAGATATAAGAATTGAAACAGACGATGATACCCTGTATATGGAGCTGATCTGTTCTAAAGACTATCTGCCTGAAGAATACCAAAGTGAAAAACAGAAAAAGCATCTGGAAAAAACCCTGAAAAAGAGGATAGAACTCTCTTTTTCAAATGTCGAAAATTAA
- a CDS encoding ABC-ATPase domain-containing protein, producing the protein MKKLKLLLKQIDGKSYKGYKQIQGSYSFSSYQLKIEYVQGDPFAAPSKIRIQVPNKIKPILPEWKETKKRKVYTEDVIARKVADVLNHTRPNVRGSGKSGIVSIDRPQQEILERTAVSIDGDHTTVCLTVGLPANGRRINGKEADKLFFTVLPNVIKESVLSIKDDEIWEFVHLADQHDAILAKMKEENFISFIADDSILPRASGISDRPMKGAVPFQSPEENRITIDVPHRDEPLTGMGIHKGIVLIAGGGYHGKSTLLNAIERGVYPHIKGDGREYVLTDPTAVKVRAEDGRQVTNVDISPFIKNLPGGADTAKFSTENASGSTSQAANVIEALEAGAETLLIDEDTSATNFMIRDERMQELVVQEKEPITPFIDKIRSLRGELDVSTILVMGGSGDYFTEADDVIMMDQYVPYNVTERAKEIAERYPSQRQKLSASFGDLPSRHYKHASIQPRKGKKEKVQAKGKTSILMGASEITLDGVEQLVDASQTRVIADLLMHLYKKGALKKQQSLSQLLDEIERQFDQDGLASIAPFKDQHPGELARPRRFEIAAALNRIRTAKVEDIR; encoded by the coding sequence ATGAAAAAGCTAAAGCTATTACTGAAGCAAATCGACGGAAAAAGCTACAAAGGATATAAACAAATTCAGGGGAGTTATTCCTTCTCTTCTTATCAGTTGAAAATTGAATATGTTCAGGGAGATCCCTTTGCGGCTCCTTCAAAAATCCGTATCCAGGTGCCAAATAAAATAAAACCGATTCTTCCGGAGTGGAAGGAGACGAAGAAACGCAAGGTTTATACAGAGGACGTGATCGCGCGTAAGGTGGCAGATGTGTTAAATCACACTCGTCCTAACGTGCGGGGATCGGGTAAAAGCGGGATAGTATCTATTGACCGGCCGCAGCAGGAAATTTTAGAGCGAACGGCAGTAAGTATTGACGGCGATCATACAACGGTTTGTTTGACAGTAGGTTTGCCTGCTAATGGCCGCCGGATTAACGGAAAAGAAGCAGACAAGCTTTTTTTTACTGTTTTGCCAAACGTAATTAAAGAATCTGTCTTATCCATTAAGGACGATGAAATTTGGGAATTTGTTCATTTAGCGGATCAGCATGATGCTATTTTGGCAAAGATGAAAGAAGAGAACTTCATTTCCTTTATTGCAGATGACTCGATTTTACCGCGTGCGAGCGGGATAAGTGACCGTCCGATGAAAGGTGCGGTCCCTTTTCAAAGTCCTGAGGAGAATCGAATCACCATTGACGTTCCGCATAGGGACGAGCCGCTGACAGGCATGGGCATTCATAAAGGAATTGTCTTAATTGCAGGCGGAGGCTATCATGGAAAAAGTACCCTGTTGAATGCGATTGAACGCGGCGTGTATCCTCATATTAAAGGAGATGGACGCGAATATGTCCTAACGGATCCTACGGCTGTTAAAGTAAGAGCAGAAGATGGCCGTCAGGTAACGAATGTAGACATTTCTCCTTTTATAAAAAATCTTCCAGGCGGAGCAGACACGGCGAAGTTTTCAACAGAGAACGCCAGTGGCAGTACGTCTCAAGCAGCTAATGTCATTGAAGCTTTAGAAGCCGGTGCAGAAACACTGCTTATTGACGAAGATACAAGCGCCACGAATTTCATGATTCGTGATGAACGCATGCAGGAGCTTGTCGTGCAGGAAAAAGAACCGATTACTCCGTTTATTGATAAAATAAGAAGCTTGCGTGGTGAGCTTGATGTTTCTACGATCCTCGTTATGGGAGGCTCCGGTGATTACTTTACAGAAGCTGATGATGTCATCATGATGGATCAATATGTTCCTTACAACGTGACGGAAAGAGCGAAGGAAATTGCAGAGCGATATCCCAGCCAGCGCCAGAAGTTAAGCGCATCTTTTGGAGATCTGCCTTCCAGGCATTATAAGCATGCTTCGATCCAGCCGCGTAAAGGTAAAAAAGAAAAGGTACAGGCTAAAGGCAAAACATCGATTTTAATGGGTGCATCTGAAATCACACTGGATGGGGTGGAACAGCTCGTTGACGCATCTCAGACAAGAGTTATTGCAGATTTGCTTATGCATTTATATAAAAAGGGAGCTTTGAAAAAGCAGCAGTCTCTTTCTCAGCTTCTTGACGAAATAGAAAGACAGTTTGACCAAGACGGCCTCGCTTCAATAGCTCCATTTAAGGATCAGCATCCAGGAGAATTAGCGAGACCGCGCAGATTTGAAATTGCGGCCGCCTTAAACCGGATCCGGACAGCGAAGGTGGAAGATATCCGGTAA
- the trmL gene encoding tRNA (uridine(34)/cytosine(34)/5-carboxymethylaminomethyluridine(34)-2'-O)-methyltransferase TrmL — protein MANHIVLFQPEIPANTGNIARTCLATNAELHLIRPLGFSTDDKMLRRAGLDYWHDVTIHYYDSIEELYEKYPDGEFFYIENFGTKSYADFDFSDTEKSWFFVFGRETDGIPKSLLTGLEDRCLRIPMTDKVRSLNLSNTASIIIFDVLKQQGFPNMIK, from the coding sequence ATGGCAAATCATATTGTCTTATTTCAGCCTGAAATTCCTGCAAACACCGGAAATATCGCACGAACGTGTTTAGCGACCAACGCAGAACTGCATCTCATTCGTCCTTTAGGGTTTTCCACTGATGATAAGATGCTTAGGCGCGCAGGTTTGGATTATTGGCATGATGTGACCATTCATTATTATGATTCCATCGAGGAGCTGTACGAAAAGTATCCTGATGGAGAATTCTTTTATATTGAGAATTTCGGAACTAAATCCTATGCTGATTTTGATTTCAGCGATACGGAGAAGTCGTGGTTCTTTGTATTTGGAAGAGAAACGGACGGTATTCCTAAGAGTCTTCTTACGGGCCTTGAGGACCGTTGTCTTCGCATTCCAATGACTGATAAGGTCAGGTCTCTGAACTTATCGAATACGGCTTCCATCATCATCTTTGACGTTCTCAAGCAGCAAGGCTTTCCTAATATGATCAAATAA
- the lipA gene encoding lipoyl synthase — MAKKDEYIRKPDWLKIKINTNKSYTGLKKLMREKKLNTVCEEARCPNIHECWSERKTATFMILGDTCTRGCRFCAVKTGLPNELDWGEPERVAESVEIMGLKHVVVTAVARDDLKDGGAAVFAETVKAIRRRVPGCTVEILPSDMKGDYESLHTLMSGEPDIFNHNIETVRRLTKKVRARAMYDRSLELLRRVKEIRPNTPTKSSIMVGLGETKEEIIQAMDDLLAHNVDIMTIGQYLQPTKKHLNVERYYHPDEFEELRKIAMEKGFRHCEAGPMVRSSYHADEQVNETSAQRRIKYMQGYESQGDKLEDNVTF, encoded by the coding sequence TTGGCTAAAAAAGACGAGTACATAAGAAAACCGGATTGGCTCAAAATTAAAATCAATACGAATAAATCCTACACAGGTTTAAAAAAATTAATGCGCGAAAAGAAACTGAATACCGTATGTGAGGAAGCACGCTGTCCCAACATTCACGAATGCTGGAGTGAACGTAAAACAGCGACTTTCATGATCCTTGGGGATACTTGCACGCGTGGATGCCGCTTCTGCGCAGTTAAAACAGGTCTGCCAAACGAACTGGATTGGGGCGAGCCGGAACGAGTCGCCGAGTCCGTCGAGATTATGGGTCTTAAACACGTGGTTGTTACGGCTGTAGCCCGCGATGACTTAAAAGACGGAGGAGCCGCTGTTTTCGCAGAAACAGTGAAAGCCATCCGCCGCCGTGTACCAGGCTGTACGGTAGAAATCCTGCCGTCTGATATGAAGGGAGATTACGAAAGCCTTCATACGCTGATGTCAGGTGAGCCTGACATTTTCAACCACAACATTGAGACGGTCAGACGCTTAACGAAAAAAGTCCGGGCCCGTGCTATGTATGACCGCTCCTTAGAGCTTCTGCGCCGAGTGAAGGAAATCCGTCCAAATACACCGACAAAATCAAGCATTATGGTCGGTCTTGGTGAAACCAAAGAAGAAATCATTCAGGCTATGGATGACCTTTTAGCCCACAATGTAGATATCATGACAATCGGACAATATTTACAGCCAACGAAGAAGCACTTAAACGTCGAGCGCTATTACCACCCGGATGAATTTGAAGAACTTAGGAAAATTGCCATGGAAAAAGGCTTCAGGCACTGTGAAGCCGGTCCAATGGTACGCTCTTCTTATCATGCTGATGAGCAGGTAAATGAAACCTCTGCCCAGCGACGCATTAAGTACATGCAGGGTTATGAGTCTCAAGGGGATAAATTAGAAGACAACGTTACTTTTTAG